In one Candidatus Nitronereus thalassa genomic region, the following are encoded:
- a CDS encoding AAA family ATPase translates to MNATLEHSRTLIQALMDPSVYPHPVTKIEVLETHISWVLLTGPFAYKIKKPVNLGFVDFSTLPLRHHACKEELRLNGRMAPQLYLDIIPISGTPEAPTLGDGTAPIEYAVKMRQFPLDATLDHALPKGKVQNRHLDQLAKDLAKFHGGLLGAKEPANFGNSEVIKQTITDVFDHFSPEALPEKEYALLHALQQWMEQEHAARYETFTDRKRQGFVRECHGDLHLANVVLIEDMATPFDGIEFSERLRWIDVISDASFFIMDLRARGRSDFAWRFLNAYLEHSGDYAGISVLRFYEVYRALVRTKVARIRLDQSHQSDESSKQLMEEFHRYIHAAQTLAFPSRPSLMIMHGLSGSGKSTYSQSLLETIGAIRLRSDIERKRMVGLTPNMESTPELKPKLYGPDTTKRLYIQLRDAAQRLLASDYSVIVDATFLQRQYRDLLRTLAEEVNVPFFIIDVQAPPETLRERIVTRAQQHSDASEADLAVLQQQKRQQEPLGDDELRMTYSINSEESFDPQPIIQALQARRE, encoded by the coding sequence TTGAACGCCACCCTTGAACATTCCCGAACCTTGATCCAAGCACTTATGGATCCATCCGTCTACCCCCATCCGGTCACTAAAATCGAGGTCTTGGAAACGCATATTTCTTGGGTCCTACTCACCGGGCCCTTTGCCTATAAGATAAAAAAGCCGGTCAACCTTGGGTTTGTGGATTTTTCCACTTTGCCCCTTCGGCACCATGCTTGTAAGGAGGAATTACGTCTCAATGGCCGAATGGCGCCCCAACTATATTTAGATATCATCCCAATTTCTGGAACGCCGGAAGCCCCAACACTTGGGGATGGCACTGCGCCTATTGAATATGCCGTCAAGATGCGGCAATTCCCTCTGGATGCCACACTCGATCACGCGTTGCCCAAGGGGAAGGTCCAGAACCGACACCTCGATCAATTAGCCAAAGACCTTGCGAAGTTTCATGGTGGCCTTCTCGGGGCCAAAGAACCGGCCAATTTTGGAAATTCTGAAGTTATTAAACAGACGATCACGGATGTCTTTGATCATTTTTCGCCTGAGGCCTTGCCAGAAAAGGAATACGCTCTTCTTCACGCACTTCAACAATGGATGGAACAGGAACATGCTGCTCGCTACGAAACCTTTACCGATCGAAAACGTCAGGGGTTCGTTCGGGAATGTCATGGGGACCTTCATCTTGCGAATGTAGTGCTCATCGAGGATATGGCCACGCCCTTTGATGGGATTGAATTCAGCGAACGACTCCGTTGGATCGATGTGATAAGTGATGCGTCGTTTTTCATCATGGACCTTAGAGCCCGAGGACGGTCAGATTTTGCGTGGAGGTTTTTGAATGCTTACCTTGAACACTCCGGAGATTACGCGGGAATATCTGTTCTCCGATTCTATGAGGTGTATCGCGCCTTAGTCCGCACTAAAGTTGCCCGCATTCGTCTGGACCAAAGTCATCAATCTGATGAATCATCGAAGCAGCTTATGGAAGAATTTCATCGGTATATCCACGCAGCTCAAACCTTGGCTTTCCCTTCCCGCCCAAGCCTCATGATTATGCATGGGCTCTCCGGATCAGGAAAATCGACGTATTCTCAGTCATTACTGGAAACCATAGGAGCCATTCGCCTGCGGTCCGATATCGAACGCAAGCGGATGGTTGGTTTGACCCCCAACATGGAAAGTACACCGGAGTTGAAACCCAAACTCTACGGGCCTGATACCACCAAACGATTATACATTCAATTACGAGATGCCGCTCAACGGCTTCTTGCATCTGACTATAGTGTAATTGTTGATGCGACGTTCCTCCAACGCCAATATCGAGATCTCCTTCGTACGCTGGCCGAAGAGGTCAACGTTCCTTTTTTCATCATTGATGTTCAGGCACCACCCGAAACACTACGAGAACGGATAGTCACCCGTGCACAACAGCATTCCGACGCATCAGAAGCCGACCTCGCGGTACTCCAGCAACAAAAACGTCAACAAGAGCCATTAGGGGACGATGAGCTACGCATGACTTACAGCATCAATTCCGAAGAATCTTTTGACCCTCAGCCAATCATTCAAGCCCTTCAGGCGAGAAGAGAGTGA
- a CDS encoding PCP reductase family protein, producing the protein MSFEKVEKPAEGSLGVFFACPSCEAKVSMVTNPGETQMVSSLGVQLGGRTVEQTPLEMTRGTLKEEVSAPAAPGSMAAYLNEKINAGKSAAPAGAPATKEGEGGCPFSTMVAQMGLTSGGATTSTPPSDLQWSPDAQERLGKLPSFVQPMVKGSVESYARKNGFTTVTLQVMDDSKNASDGMTWSADAKERLNNIPDFIQPMAKKEIERLAQERGATSITAELMDEAKDKFMKFM; encoded by the coding sequence ATGAGTTTTGAAAAGGTCGAAAAGCCCGCCGAAGGGTCACTCGGTGTATTTTTTGCCTGTCCATCCTGTGAAGCGAAGGTTTCGATGGTGACAAACCCTGGAGAAACTCAAATGGTCAGTTCCTTAGGCGTGCAACTTGGTGGACGCACGGTCGAACAAACACCATTGGAAATGACGAGAGGAACGTTAAAGGAAGAAGTCAGTGCTCCCGCTGCGCCAGGGTCCATGGCTGCTTATCTGAATGAGAAAATCAACGCTGGGAAAAGTGCTGCTCCCGCAGGAGCCCCTGCGACCAAGGAAGGTGAAGGCGGATGTCCATTTTCCACCATGGTTGCCCAAATGGGATTGACCAGTGGCGGGGCGACAACGAGCACCCCCCCATCAGATTTGCAATGGTCCCCTGATGCCCAGGAGCGGTTAGGGAAGTTGCCTTCCTTTGTTCAACCCATGGTGAAGGGAAGCGTTGAATCTTATGCTAGAAAAAATGGTTTTACGACCGTCACGCTCCAAGTCATGGATGATTCGAAAAATGCCTCGGATGGAATGACGTGGTCGGCAGATGCGAAGGAACGCCTCAATAATATCCCAGATTTCATTCAACCCATGGCGAAAAAAGAAATTGAGCGTTTAGCCCAAGAGCGCGGGGCAACATCTATCACAGCAGAGCTGATGGACGAGGCCAAAGACAAGTTTATGAAGTTTATGTAA
- a CDS encoding Mrp/NBP35 family ATP-binding protein: MAKDLKEILGKLKYTDDAKVIQQITAQTKQVHDRMAGIKNKIVVMSGKGGVGKSMTTVNLALAFARNGNRVGIIDVDLNGPCVPQMLGIHGKNVTMSPEGAIPPEGPYGVKVVSMDFLLSEASPVRWKGPMDLSPVWLGLMEMNVIREFLADICWGELDVLLADLPPGAAADKPPVIASFLPDLAGAVVVTTPSEVASNVVQKSIGYANELGIPVLGVIENMSEYRCPACGVESELFEGNTEGMCEALNLPLLGRIPFDRIFAKTFDKGAPLLDEQYPTNQRFQEIVGRLQSLLDYKKVLAEKL, translated from the coding sequence ATGGCAAAAGATCTCAAAGAAATTCTTGGAAAACTGAAATACACCGACGATGCGAAGGTGATTCAACAAATCACCGCCCAGACCAAGCAAGTGCACGATCGCATGGCCGGGATTAAGAATAAGATCGTCGTGATGAGTGGCAAGGGTGGAGTGGGCAAAAGCATGACCACCGTCAACTTGGCCCTGGCCTTTGCACGCAATGGAAATCGCGTGGGAATTATCGATGTCGACCTCAATGGGCCCTGCGTTCCTCAAATGCTGGGTATTCATGGGAAAAACGTCACGATGTCTCCTGAGGGTGCCATTCCTCCGGAAGGTCCCTACGGGGTAAAAGTCGTGTCCATGGATTTCCTGTTGAGTGAAGCGTCACCCGTCCGGTGGAAAGGGCCAATGGATCTAAGCCCGGTCTGGCTTGGACTCATGGAAATGAACGTGATCCGAGAATTTTTAGCTGATATTTGTTGGGGGGAATTGGACGTTTTATTGGCCGACCTCCCTCCGGGAGCCGCAGCCGATAAGCCACCGGTCATTGCGAGCTTCCTTCCAGACCTCGCTGGGGCCGTGGTGGTAACCACACCCTCTGAAGTCGCCTCAAACGTCGTGCAAAAATCCATTGGCTATGCCAATGAATTGGGTATTCCCGTTTTGGGTGTCATCGAAAATATGAGTGAATATCGATGCCCAGCTTGTGGAGTGGAAAGTGAATTATTCGAGGGAAATACCGAGGGCATGTGTGAAGCCCTCAACCTGCCCTTGTTGGGACGCATTCCCTTCGACAGAATCTTTGCGAAGACTTTCGATAAAGGCGCGCCGTTACTGGATGAACAATATCCAACCAACCAACGGTTTCAAGAAATCGTCGGACGCCTTCAGTCACTGTTGGATTACAAAAAAGTGTTGGCCGAGAAACTCTAA
- a CDS encoding adenylate/guanylate cyclase domain-containing protein yields the protein MDEKQLHFRTILEGVLVAGVVTVILLFGGFEKIEGWILNTQFSLRGPLTPKSPIIIVSIDEDSFDELEFQWPWPRSVHAEFLNILQQGRPTAIGLNILFIEPSALGPEDDVALGEAIRDAGNVILAAAQSVVESGMYRKADLNAPVASIRKHAAGYGPVNLPTDNDAFIRRAQTHLMHQGTAIKGFDALLYQLAQKAGLSESPFQQTQFIINFRGRPRTFETVPYYRVLNGEIPPAYFYGKIVFVGSTTPLLHDSYPTPFAPTGDMPGVEIHANILETMLQNDPIEQIPLGVTVFVLLLAGPLAIRITNRFRPLFALSLILVLIGIYWAVGFAGFSIANVWVDAIPLPLCLVLGYGTSVIQNFIREQREKRQLSQYFSPSVLTDIFRHRKEGTLGSQRRVVTVLFSDIRGFTFLSQKIAPEQVAAFLHEYLTEMTDVVFEHGGTVDKYMGDSIMALYNAPFDQPDHAHQALKTAFEFQRRLKPLAKKLKDAFGWDLEFGVGIHTGEAVVGTLGSQQRFEYTAIGDTINLGARLESLTKQYRVPIIMSESTYEGIREQYETKFLGTVEIQGREHPERIYAALNPIAARKPSSILEEA from the coding sequence ATGGATGAAAAACAACTGCACTTCCGCACCATCCTCGAGGGAGTCCTCGTGGCCGGCGTGGTGACGGTGATTCTGTTATTCGGGGGGTTCGAAAAAATCGAAGGGTGGATTTTGAACACCCAATTTTCCCTTCGCGGCCCTCTTACGCCAAAATCTCCTATCATCATCGTATCTATCGATGAAGACTCCTTTGATGAACTGGAATTTCAATGGCCATGGCCTCGATCAGTACACGCAGAGTTTCTTAATATTCTGCAACAAGGTCGACCGACGGCGATTGGCTTGAATATCCTCTTTATTGAACCTTCGGCGCTTGGTCCGGAAGATGATGTGGCACTAGGAGAAGCGATACGGGATGCGGGAAACGTGATCCTGGCTGCTGCCCAAAGTGTTGTGGAAAGCGGCATGTACCGGAAAGCAGATTTGAATGCTCCTGTGGCTTCGATTCGAAAACATGCGGCGGGTTATGGTCCCGTGAATCTTCCAACTGATAACGACGCGTTCATTCGACGAGCGCAAACCCACCTCATGCACCAAGGTACGGCAATCAAGGGATTTGATGCACTCTTGTACCAATTGGCGCAAAAAGCTGGCCTTTCCGAGTCCCCATTTCAGCAGACCCAGTTTATCATCAATTTTCGAGGAAGGCCTCGAACGTTTGAAACCGTTCCGTATTATCGCGTGTTAAATGGAGAAATCCCTCCAGCTTATTTTTACGGAAAGATTGTCTTCGTCGGATCCACGACGCCACTTCTCCATGATTCCTATCCAACCCCGTTTGCTCCTACTGGAGACATGCCTGGGGTAGAAATCCATGCCAATATCTTGGAAACTATGCTTCAAAATGACCCCATTGAGCAGATTCCTCTGGGGGTGACGGTGTTTGTCCTGCTATTGGCCGGACCGCTGGCGATTCGAATAACCAACCGTTTCCGTCCCTTGTTCGCGCTTAGCCTGATCCTGGTTCTTATTGGAATCTATTGGGCAGTGGGCTTTGCAGGGTTTTCGATTGCCAATGTGTGGGTAGATGCCATTCCACTTCCGCTCTGTCTGGTTCTTGGGTATGGAACTTCGGTGATTCAAAATTTCATTCGCGAGCAGCGAGAAAAGCGCCAATTATCACAATACTTTTCTCCTTCAGTGCTTACGGATATTTTTCGTCATAGAAAAGAAGGCACCCTAGGTTCCCAGCGGCGGGTGGTGACCGTGCTCTTTTCCGACATTCGAGGATTTACCTTCCTGTCCCAAAAAATAGCGCCGGAACAAGTGGCGGCATTCCTTCACGAATATTTAACCGAAATGACCGATGTGGTGTTTGAACATGGTGGAACCGTAGATAAATATATGGGGGATTCCATCATGGCGCTGTATAATGCACCGTTCGACCAACCCGACCATGCACACCAAGCTCTGAAAACCGCGTTTGAATTTCAACGGCGGCTCAAACCTCTGGCCAAGAAATTGAAAGATGCGTTTGGATGGGATTTAGAATTTGGGGTCGGCATTCACACAGGGGAAGCGGTGGTCGGAACCCTGGGTTCACAGCAACGGTTTGAATATACCGCCATCGGCGATACGATTAACCTCGGGGCCCGATTAGAGTCCCTCACCAAACAATACCGCGTGCCCATTATTATGAGTGAATCCACCTATGAAGGGATTCGTGAACAGTATGAGACCAAGTTTTTAGGTACGGTTGAAATTCAGGGTCGAGAACACCCTGAACGGATTTACGCTGCGCTGAATCCCATTGCTGCCAGGAAACCCTCTTCGATATTAGAGGAGGCTTAA
- a CDS encoding FecR domain-containing protein, with translation MPGFPKSFLLLLPAFLGLVCFIPSKSSASVPKPAGVVTQVAGHATLHRIGLAEPLPVKFKDRVFLQDKIHTQEKTFVRVLLGGKALVTVRELSVLTITEDVDHATIDIQSGIVGLSVARKRMKPGEYIEIRTPHAIAAVRGTTVLTQVTSLTNMAVLEGFIDIAGIATPTQTIQLTQLTALKATDQGLGQAGSLSAGEIKILQQHLQPDQNVAPEISPLSDVVANTQSEQAAALAEALAPQPQRKESQSQASKPESEESESSESEESEESEEDSELQAEESESGESSGGSSTTALVLSTQDLEIDLNVPPSRIFNGSRTFNTVTFSGGTTQGAGTLTVDGATTVTGGTNTVENPYHSKGQVNVNGGSINFKGGGTHEGGFTTSAGTTLEFGGGTHNIFNDVTGSGTVKVSAGAVNINNGTYNITGNSTSVTGGILSFNAASTLTSLGPLSVSGGLINFLSAEAVSLSSFDFSGGTISGTDTVTANGPTTVTGSGTKIIEVPFNNADTLTLESGTLRLLGNGSHTGNFDTKSGTTLEFGNGTQNLNGIDVSGEGEVNLAGGTFNTSGATTISNPFNNQGTVNVNEGSLTLQGEGAHTGDFSTAAGTTLEFGGGTHDLIGDVTGPGTVEVSAGAVNVNGGTYNVTGNSTAVSGGTLTFNAGATLTSLGPVSISNGGLMRLFANATHTNDFSILTGSTLEFGGGTHDLSGIDFLGLGTVNLTGGTFNTTGTTTMNNPFNNQGTVNVNEGSLTLQGDGTHTGSFTTADNTTLEFSGGTHDLTGDVTGPGTVEVSAGAVNVNGGTYSVTGNSTTVSGGTLTFNAGATLTSLGPVSISNGGLLRLFTGAIHTNTFNIGTGSTLEFGGGINEVAGSSLSGPGTVRVTGGELKTPGKLFELSADLQTENILFQQTGGFTNIGSAGNTGSDALQVGTHSLDAFGNLNPLFDISGGELTTDGVSGDLIQTLPGGGTVTAGGSILEISGTGSDAGKVTLKGTGSSILDVGGGDGNNVSLGNTAVVVREEATLDTAGTMNDNSNDVAVVSNQSELSVRGSVLAVSDSAAVEVERSVGRLDNGKLTTTNGGHVLEATGGTTTMGNSVLDMAGSTSKANISGSVIHATGGQINGPSGSNVVNVDAGTLTTGSGIIHAEGDDRIVLATGTADAIVDITSPDGTHDLGTAAFNLTGEDPQGGPLDTPLTKKDGGNNDVAVDQTLLRTSGATVSAKKLLVVDQALLDATATLFQILAGSDVTVDPGVGSGALDVSNMAIASSTMPLLSLDNSNMEITTGNLLTLAAMTNVTIGTAITSANLLDLNNSTISILNGLLADVSGTLTVHGLLASLNGTSSITVTNNIAPTHTIGGYPVHIANGGTITTGNGSTNLFVNTTDISVTAGGSLLRADGGTIHVEGEVMP, from the coding sequence ATGCCAGGCTTTCCAAAATCTTTTCTTTTACTTCTCCCTGCCTTTCTCGGGTTAGTGTGTTTCATTCCATCGAAAAGTTCAGCAAGCGTGCCCAAGCCTGCTGGTGTGGTCACTCAAGTTGCTGGCCATGCCACGCTTCATCGAATTGGGTTGGCTGAGCCCCTCCCCGTGAAATTTAAAGACCGCGTATTTTTGCAGGACAAAATTCACACCCAAGAAAAAACCTTTGTTCGTGTCCTCCTTGGAGGGAAAGCCTTAGTCACCGTGCGGGAGCTTTCGGTGCTTACGATTACCGAGGACGTGGATCACGCCACCATTGATATTCAATCCGGGATCGTCGGGCTGTCGGTTGCTCGGAAACGCATGAAGCCTGGCGAGTATATTGAAATCCGCACACCCCATGCCATTGCCGCCGTGCGTGGAACCACCGTGCTGACCCAAGTCACTTCACTAACGAATATGGCGGTGCTGGAAGGTTTCATCGACATTGCTGGCATTGCGACGCCCACCCAAACCATTCAACTCACACAACTCACGGCTTTGAAGGCTACAGACCAGGGGTTGGGACAAGCTGGCAGTCTTTCCGCGGGGGAAATTAAAATACTTCAACAACATCTCCAGCCAGACCAAAATGTCGCTCCTGAAATTTCACCGTTGAGTGATGTCGTGGCAAATACACAAAGCGAACAAGCCGCTGCCTTAGCGGAAGCGTTGGCTCCTCAACCTCAAAGGAAGGAATCACAATCACAAGCCAGCAAACCGGAGTCTGAAGAGTCCGAATCCTCCGAATCTGAGGAATCCGAAGAATCTGAAGAAGACTCTGAACTCCAAGCCGAAGAATCCGAATCCGGAGAGTCTAGTGGAGGTTCTTCCACGACGGCCTTGGTCCTTAGCACACAGGATCTTGAAATCGACCTGAATGTGCCTCCAAGTCGAATCTTTAATGGATCTCGAACCTTCAACACAGTCACCTTTTCCGGTGGAACCACCCAAGGAGCCGGGACCCTGACGGTGGATGGTGCCACGACGGTCACTGGCGGGACCAATACTGTTGAGAATCCCTACCATAGTAAAGGGCAGGTCAATGTGAATGGAGGATCGATTAATTTCAAAGGTGGTGGGACCCATGAAGGAGGGTTTACCACCTCAGCTGGAACGACCCTGGAATTCGGGGGCGGTACTCATAATATTTTCAATGATGTGACTGGCTCAGGGACTGTCAAAGTCAGCGCGGGTGCTGTCAATATTAACAATGGCACCTACAATATCACCGGCAATTCCACGAGTGTGACCGGAGGAATCCTTTCCTTCAATGCGGCCTCCACTCTGACCAGTCTTGGGCCACTCTCGGTGAGCGGCGGGCTTATTAACTTTCTCAGCGCTGAAGCAGTGTCATTATCTTCTTTTGACTTTTCCGGTGGGACCATAAGCGGAACTGACACGGTTACCGCGAATGGTCCCACCACGGTGACGGGATCCGGCACTAAAATCATTGAGGTTCCATTTAACAATGCAGACACTTTGACGCTAGAAAGTGGCACGTTGCGATTGCTAGGTAATGGCTCACATACAGGGAATTTTGATACGAAAAGTGGCACTACCCTGGAATTCGGGAATGGAACCCAGAATCTTAACGGGATTGATGTCTCTGGCGAAGGTGAAGTGAATCTAGCTGGGGGAACCTTTAATACCTCGGGTGCAACGACCATCAGCAATCCCTTCAACAATCAAGGCACGGTCAATGTGAATGAGGGCTCGTTGACCTTGCAAGGTGAAGGGGCCCACACGGGAGATTTTTCCACTGCCGCTGGGACCACTCTTGAATTTGGCGGCGGCACCCATGACCTCATCGGGGATGTCACGGGTCCTGGGACGGTCGAAGTTAGCGCGGGTGCCGTGAACGTCAACGGCGGGACGTACAATGTTACAGGAAATTCCACGGCGGTTTCTGGGGGCACCCTGACCTTCAATGCTGGGGCAACGCTGACGAGTCTCGGTCCTGTGTCCATTAGTAACGGCGGCCTCATGCGATTGTTTGCCAATGCCACCCATACGAACGACTTTTCGATTCTCACCGGTAGCACTCTCGAATTCGGCGGTGGTACCCATGATCTTTCGGGTATAGACTTCTTAGGGTTAGGCACGGTCAATCTGACCGGGGGGACCTTCAATACCACGGGCACGACGACAATGAACAATCCCTTCAACAATCAAGGGACGGTGAACGTGAATGAAGGCTCGTTGACCTTGCAAGGCGACGGCACCCACACAGGGAGTTTTACAACTGCAGATAATACCACTCTCGAGTTTAGTGGCGGCACGCATGACCTCACCGGAGATGTGACGGGTCCTGGGACGGTCGAAGTTAGCGCGGGAGCCGTGAACGTCAATGGTGGGACCTACAGCGTTACGGGCAATTCCACGACGGTTTCCGGGGGCACTCTGACCTTCAATGCTGGGGCAACGCTGACAAGTCTCGGTCCTGTGTCAATTAGCAACGGGGGGCTTCTTCGTTTATTTACGGGTGCTATCCACACAAACACCTTTAACATTGGAACCGGTAGCACCCTCGAATTCGGTGGCGGTATCAATGAAGTGGCAGGATCATCATTATCTGGCCCAGGCACCGTGAGGGTTACTGGGGGTGAATTAAAGACTCCTGGAAAATTGTTCGAATTATCTGCGGATCTTCAAACTGAAAACATTCTCTTTCAACAAACGGGCGGCTTCACCAATATCGGATCAGCGGGGAATACTGGTTCTGATGCCCTTCAAGTCGGAACACATTCTTTAGATGCGTTTGGAAACCTAAACCCTCTCTTTGACATTTCTGGTGGAGAACTTACAACAGACGGGGTTTCCGGTGACCTGATCCAGACCTTGCCTGGTGGCGGGACAGTGACCGCAGGAGGATCAATTCTAGAAATCAGTGGAACAGGGAGTGATGCCGGTAAGGTGACTCTGAAAGGAACAGGGAGCTCCATCCTCGACGTAGGGGGCGGGGATGGTAACAATGTCTCTCTTGGGAACACCGCCGTTGTCGTTCGTGAAGAGGCAACTCTCGACACAGCAGGCACCATGAATGACAACTCCAACGACGTTGCTGTCGTAAGCAATCAATCTGAATTAAGTGTTCGAGGTTCTGTGCTTGCGGTCAGTGATTCGGCGGCAGTTGAGGTCGAGCGGTCAGTGGGAAGACTGGACAATGGTAAACTCACCACCACAAATGGCGGCCATGTCCTCGAGGCAACTGGTGGAACGACCACCATGGGAAATTCAGTCCTTGATATGGCAGGGAGTACTTCTAAGGCCAATATTTCTGGTTCTGTTATTCACGCTACCGGTGGCCAGATCAATGGCCCTTCGGGTTCTAATGTCGTGAATGTTGATGCTGGGACATTGACCACGGGCAGCGGAATTATTCATGCCGAGGGTGATGACCGCATAGTTCTCGCCACGGGGACTGCTGATGCGATTGTGGACATCACTTCACCAGATGGCACTCATGACCTTGGTACAGCGGCATTCAATTTAACAGGAGAAGATCCTCAAGGAGGGCCGCTCGATACTCCGTTGACGAAAAAAGACGGCGGCAATAATGACGTGGCGGTTGACCAAACATTGCTGAGGACTTCTGGCGCAACGGTTTCGGCCAAGAAACTCCTCGTTGTCGACCAAGCTCTTCTTGACGCGACTGCCACACTTTTTCAAATTTTGGCAGGAAGCGATGTGACGGTTGATCCGGGAGTTGGGAGTGGAGCTTTAGACGTAAGCAATATGGCAATAGCATCATCGACAATGCCCTTGTTGAGTCTGGATAACAGCAACATGGAAATAACCACAGGGAACTTGCTCACCCTGGCCGCTATGACAAATGTGACCATCGGGACAGCCATCACCAGTGCCAATCTCCTCGACCTTAATAATTCTACAATTTCTATCTTAAACGGGTTGCTCGCAGATGTGTCTGGTACGCTGACAGTCCACGGCCTTCTCGCGAGCCTGAATGGAACAAGCTCCATTACCGTAACCAATAACATTGCTCCGACTCATACGATTGGGGGATATCCGGTTCACATTGCGAATGGCGGGACTATTACGACAGGAAATGGATCAACAAACTTGTTTGTCAATACGACGGACATTTCGGTCACTGCTGGAGGCAGTTTATTACGTGCAGACGGAGGAACCATTCATGTTGAAGGAGAGGTCATGCCATAA
- a CDS encoding tetratricopeptide repeat protein, with product MGVQGVREPFMVVESSLTKKPRRIRLALFLLLNFLYFILTPFTPTSSLVYAQDAIADVLVAEVILAIDDQRFDEALTLITEALESSPDHLEALYYKGVVLMALDRLDEAIVTLEHAQEQAPNNISIAFQLGVAYFSKSEYDKAEPLLLRVFEEQPATKNLGYYIGFMRYRHKNYQGALQAFQVGASDDPRILQLTRFYSGLALAILGLPEKAADELGEAMRVRTVSPITGPADRLRDSLAAAKTTEDRLHGQVQVGAFYDSNVAVIPQSTGEPTIEELRKQKSEASGALASFRLDYSWLRHGPVESSLSYSFFHNGNNQLSDFNVVNHLGALGLFYRGLMASMPFQTGIQFTVDNTELGGEQFLRRYSGTVFGTLVESQHHLTTIQGGVQSKGFEELDLSQVVSPALRAALEQDVRSATNWMAGITHIIRFEQDRHLIRGGFQIDRDAAIGENFDYTGYRLQAGGLYTLPWFNIRLRYDYDVHFRMYDSPNTRFSRTGLLPTGITPHVTQTVTEQTHIVRIEKSFPNNITLAMDWQNTFSRSNIDILFNFDRQVISWTAAWAF from the coding sequence ATGGGGGTGCAAGGTGTTCGCGAGCCATTTATGGTAGTTGAATCTTCCCTGACGAAGAAACCGCGTAGAATCAGACTAGCTCTTTTTCTCCTCCTTAATTTTCTCTACTTCATCCTTACCCCATTCACCCCAACGTCTTCTCTTGTTTATGCCCAGGATGCCATAGCAGATGTCCTCGTCGCAGAAGTCATTCTTGCGATCGATGACCAGCGCTTTGACGAGGCTCTCACGTTGATCACAGAGGCCCTTGAAAGTTCCCCAGATCACTTGGAAGCTTTGTATTACAAAGGAGTGGTATTGATGGCCTTGGATCGCCTCGATGAGGCCATCGTTACGTTGGAGCACGCACAGGAACAAGCTCCCAACAATATTTCCATCGCCTTCCAGTTAGGGGTCGCCTATTTCTCCAAATCCGAGTACGACAAGGCAGAACCTTTGCTCTTACGCGTGTTTGAGGAGCAACCAGCCACAAAAAATTTAGGGTATTACATCGGCTTTATGCGCTATCGACACAAAAATTATCAGGGCGCCTTACAGGCCTTCCAAGTTGGGGCTTCGGACGATCCCCGCATTCTCCAACTGACACGGTTTTATTCAGGTTTGGCACTTGCCATTTTAGGTCTGCCCGAAAAGGCGGCGGATGAACTTGGGGAAGCCATGCGCGTTCGCACGGTTTCGCCAATCACGGGACCTGCAGATCGATTGCGGGATTCTTTGGCCGCAGCCAAAACCACTGAGGATCGTCTCCATGGCCAAGTCCAAGTTGGAGCATTTTATGATTCGAATGTGGCGGTGATCCCACAGTCAACAGGGGAGCCCACAATTGAGGAGTTAAGAAAACAGAAATCGGAGGCCTCGGGAGCGTTAGCGTCATTCCGTTTAGACTATTCCTGGTTGCGTCATGGGCCAGTGGAAAGCTCCCTTTCGTACTCGTTTTTCCACAATGGGAATAATCAGTTATCCGACTTTAATGTGGTCAACCACTTAGGTGCGCTGGGATTGTTTTACCGAGGGCTTATGGCGTCGATGCCCTTCCAAACCGGCATCCAATTTACTGTAGATAATACCGAACTTGGAGGAGAACAATTTCTCCGACGGTATTCAGGGACAGTGTTTGGAACCCTAGTGGAGAGTCAACACCATCTCACCACGATTCAAGGTGGCGTTCAAAGCAAAGGGTTTGAAGAGCTCGATCTTTCGCAGGTGGTTAGTCCCGCCCTTCGAGCCGCCTTGGAGCAAGATGTCCGCTCCGCAACGAATTGGATGGCAGGCATTACACATATCATTCGCTTCGAACAAGATAGACATTTAATCAGAGGAGGATTTCAAATCGATAGGGATGCCGCAATCGGCGAGAATTTTGATTACACCGGCTATCGGCTGCAAGCCGGAGGTCTCTATACCCTGCCCTGGTTTAACATACGACTTCGCTATGACTATGATGTGCATTTCCGGATGTACGACAGTCCCAATACCCGATTTTCACGAACCGGCCTGCTCCCCACGGGCATCACACCCCATGTCACTCAAACGGTCACGGAACAAACTCATATCGTTCGTATTGAAAAATCCTTTCCCAACAACATCACCTTGGCCATGGATTGGCAAAATACCTTCAGCCGTTCCAATATCGATATCCTATTTAATTTTGATAGGCAGGTAATATCGTGGACTGCGGCCTGGGCGTTTTAG